The following are encoded in a window of Castanea sativa cultivar Marrone di Chiusa Pesio chromosome 9, ASM4071231v1 genomic DNA:
- the LOC142610672 gene encoding large ribosomal subunit protein eL24-like isoform X2: MNIRTELCRFSGSKIYPGRGIRFIRSDSQVFLFLNSKCKRYFHNKLKPSKLTWTAMYRKQHKKDIAQEAVKKRRRAAKKPYSRSIVGATLEIIQKRRAEKPEVRDAAREAALREIKERIKKTKDEKKAKKAEVVAKTQKSQGKGSNPKGAAPKGPKLGGGGGKR, from the exons atgaatatCAGGACGGAACTGTGTCGTTTCAGTGGATCCAAGATATACCCTGGTAGAGGCATTAGGTTTATCCGCTCTGATTCTCAG GTGTTTCTGTTTCTCAATTCAAAATGCAAGAGGTACTTCCACAACAAATTGAAGCCATCGAAGCTTACCTGGACCGCCATGTACAGAAAGCAACATAAGAAG GATATTGCTCAAGAGGCTGTGAAGAAGAGGCGACGTGCTGCCAAGAAGCCCTACTCTAGGTCCATCGTTGGTGCCACCTTAGAGATTATCCAGAAGAGGAGAGCTGAGAAGCCAGAAGTTCGTGATGCTGCTAGGGAAGCTGCTCTCCG TGAAATTAAGGAAAGGATCAAGAAAACAAAGGATGAAAAGAAGGCAAAGAAGGCAGAAGTAGTTGCCAAAACACAGAAGTCTCAGGGTAAGGGTAGCAATCCCAAGGGAGCTGCACCAAAGGGTCCTAAGCTTGGAGGTGGTGGTGGAAAGCGCTGA
- the LOC142610672 gene encoding large ribosomal subunit protein eL24-like isoform X1: protein MVLKTELCRFSGSKIYPGRGIRFIRSDSQVFLFLNSKCKRYFHNKLKPSKLTWTAMYRKQHKKDIAQEAVKKRRRAAKKPYSRSIVGATLEIIQKRRAEKPEVRDAAREAALREIKERIKKTKDEKKAKKAEVVAKTQKSQGKGSNPKGAAPKGPKLGGGGGKR from the exons ATGGTTCTCAA GACGGAACTGTGTCGTTTCAGTGGATCCAAGATATACCCTGGTAGAGGCATTAGGTTTATCCGCTCTGATTCTCAG GTGTTTCTGTTTCTCAATTCAAAATGCAAGAGGTACTTCCACAACAAATTGAAGCCATCGAAGCTTACCTGGACCGCCATGTACAGAAAGCAACATAAGAAG GATATTGCTCAAGAGGCTGTGAAGAAGAGGCGACGTGCTGCCAAGAAGCCCTACTCTAGGTCCATCGTTGGTGCCACCTTAGAGATTATCCAGAAGAGGAGAGCTGAGAAGCCAGAAGTTCGTGATGCTGCTAGGGAAGCTGCTCTCCG TGAAATTAAGGAAAGGATCAAGAAAACAAAGGATGAAAAGAAGGCAAAGAAGGCAGAAGTAGTTGCCAAAACACAGAAGTCTCAGGGTAAGGGTAGCAATCCCAAGGGAGCTGCACCAAAGGGTCCTAAGCTTGGAGGTGGTGGTGGAAAGCGCTGA